The Microbacterium sp. Nx66 genome contains a region encoding:
- a CDS encoding SDR family oxidoreductase, whose translation MANRRAVVTGASSGIGQATVRVLRARGWDVVGVARRADRLAALSAETGASTIACDLTDDAAVTALVGELERTGPVHALVQVAGGARGTDRVEDAALADWQWMYDANVLATQRLVAGLLPLLRRTADADGHADLLFVTSTAAQTAYPGGAGYNAAKAAEAMLVRALRQELNGEPLRVAEVAPGMVHTEEFTLNRLGGDAVAAEAVYSGVEAPLRAEDVADVIAYALEAPAHVNLDLITMRPVAQSAQHLLARGPLRVRPVE comes from the coding sequence ATGGCCAACAGACGTGCAGTGGTGACAGGTGCGAGTTCCGGGATCGGTCAGGCGACGGTGCGGGTGCTGCGGGCGCGGGGGTGGGACGTCGTCGGCGTCGCGCGCCGTGCGGACCGCCTCGCCGCTCTCTCCGCCGAGACGGGGGCGTCGACCATCGCCTGCGACCTGACCGACGACGCCGCGGTGACGGCGCTCGTCGGAGAGCTGGAGCGCACGGGCCCGGTCCACGCCCTCGTCCAGGTCGCCGGCGGCGCGCGGGGGACCGACCGCGTCGAGGACGCCGCGCTCGCCGACTGGCAGTGGATGTACGACGCGAACGTGCTCGCCACGCAGCGCCTTGTGGCGGGGCTGCTGCCGCTGCTGCGTCGCACCGCGGACGCGGACGGTCACGCCGACCTCCTCTTCGTGACCTCGACGGCTGCGCAGACCGCCTACCCGGGTGGTGCGGGGTATAACGCGGCGAAGGCTGCGGAGGCGATGCTCGTCCGGGCGCTGCGCCAGGAGCTGAACGGCGAGCCGCTCCGCGTGGCCGAGGTCGCTCCGGGCATGGTGCACACCGAGGAGTTCACGCTGAACCGGCTCGGGGGCGACGCCGTCGCGGCGGAGGCCGTGTACTCCGGCGTCGAGGCGCCCCTCCGCGCCGAGGATGTCGCGGACGTCATCGCCTATGCCCTGGAGGCCCCCGCTCACGTGAACCTCGACCTCATCACGATGCGGCCGGTCGCTCAGTCGGCGCAGCACCTGCTCGCGCGGGGTCCGCTGCGGGTCCGGCCCGTCGAGTGA
- a CDS encoding ATP-binding cassette domain-containing protein, translating to MSLTVEDLVIEIDGRRVVDGVSFQVPDGARLGVIGESGSGKSLTALAVLGLLPDGATAHGSIRWDDTELIGMPDRDLARLRGDDIGIVFQEPRTALNPIRTVGRQIAESIRIHEGLGRREARDRAIAEAARVRLPDPETIVDRYPHQLSGGQRQRVAIAMALACRPRLLIADEPTTALDVTIQAEILSLLLRLVADEGMSLLFITHDLAVLSQVATAGVVLEHGRVVESAPVSRLLTAPSSPVTQGLLRDATATLWRPDGGTA from the coding sequence ATGAGTCTGACAGTCGAGGATCTCGTCATCGAGATCGACGGACGGCGCGTCGTCGACGGCGTGTCGTTCCAGGTGCCCGACGGCGCGCGCCTCGGCGTGATCGGCGAGTCGGGCTCCGGCAAGTCCCTCACCGCGCTCGCCGTCCTCGGGCTCCTGCCGGACGGGGCGACAGCGCACGGGAGCATCCGGTGGGACGACACCGAGCTGATCGGGATGCCGGACCGCGATCTCGCCCGGCTGCGCGGCGACGACATCGGCATCGTCTTCCAGGAGCCGCGGACCGCGCTCAACCCGATCCGCACCGTCGGCCGCCAGATCGCGGAATCCATCCGCATCCACGAGGGCCTCGGGCGGCGCGAGGCGCGCGACCGGGCGATCGCCGAAGCCGCCCGCGTGCGGCTTCCCGACCCGGAGACCATCGTCGACCGGTACCCGCACCAGCTCTCCGGGGGTCAGCGGCAGCGCGTGGCGATCGCGATGGCCCTCGCCTGCCGTCCGCGGCTGCTGATCGCGGACGAACCCACGACCGCCCTGGACGTGACGATCCAGGCGGAGATCCTGTCGCTGCTGCTCCGGCTCGTGGCCGACGAGGGCATGTCGCTGCTGTTCATCACGCACGACCTCGCGGTGCTGTCCCAGGTGGCGACCGCGGGCGTGGTGCTGGAGCACGGTCGCGTCGTCGAGAGCGCCCCGGTGTCGCGGCTGCTGACCGCGCCCTCCTCACCGGTCACGCAGGGCCTGCTGCGGGACGCGACCGCGACTCTCTGGCGTCCCGACGGAGGCACGGCATGA
- a CDS encoding bifunctional o-acetylhomoserine/o-acetylserine sulfhydrylase: protein MSAPETWRFETKQIHSGAAPDPVTKARATPIYQTTSYVFDSADHAANLFALAEFGNIYTRIQNPTQDVLEQRLAALEGGTGALVLSSGQAASTFAILNIAQAGDHFVASSSIYGGTYNLFKYTLAKLGIEVTFVENQDDPEEWRRAVRPNTKLFFAETIGNPQINVLDIRTVADIAHESGVPLIVDNTIATPYLIRPFEHGADIVVHSITKFLGGHGTTIGGVVIDGGSFAWSENVEKFPGLTEPDPSYHGASYTAAVGDPLAYIIKARVQLLRDLGSAIAPQSAWNLIQGVETLSLRIERHVQNAQEIAEWLDSRDDVAGVNYSGLPSSPWYATANEYAPKGVGAVLSFELKGGVEAGREFVNSLSLFSHLANIGDVRSLVIHPASTTHAQLTPEQQLTAGVTPGLVRLSVGLENIEDLKADLDQALAAARAVSEAARA from the coding sequence ATGTCCGCACCCGAGACCTGGCGTTTCGAGACCAAGCAGATCCACTCGGGCGCCGCCCCCGACCCCGTCACCAAGGCCAGGGCGACACCGATCTACCAGACCACGTCCTACGTGTTCGACAGCGCCGACCACGCCGCGAACCTCTTCGCGCTCGCCGAGTTCGGCAACATCTACACCCGCATCCAGAACCCGACCCAGGACGTCCTGGAGCAGCGCCTCGCCGCGCTCGAAGGGGGCACCGGCGCCCTCGTCCTCTCCAGCGGCCAGGCCGCCTCGACCTTCGCGATCCTCAACATCGCGCAGGCCGGCGACCACTTCGTCGCGTCGAGCTCGATCTACGGCGGCACCTACAACCTGTTCAAGTACACCCTGGCCAAGCTCGGCATCGAGGTCACCTTCGTCGAGAACCAGGACGACCCGGAGGAGTGGCGCCGCGCCGTCCGCCCGAACACGAAGCTCTTCTTCGCGGAGACGATCGGCAACCCGCAGATCAACGTGCTCGACATCCGCACGGTCGCCGACATCGCCCACGAGAGCGGCGTCCCGCTGATCGTGGACAACACGATCGCGACGCCGTACCTGATCCGTCCGTTCGAGCACGGCGCCGACATCGTCGTCCACTCGATCACGAAGTTCCTCGGCGGCCACGGCACCACGATCGGCGGCGTCGTGATCGACGGCGGCTCCTTCGCATGGTCGGAGAACGTCGAGAAGTTCCCCGGCCTCACCGAGCCGGACCCGTCGTACCACGGCGCCAGCTACACGGCCGCGGTCGGCGACCCGCTCGCCTACATCATCAAGGCCCGCGTGCAGCTGCTCCGCGACCTCGGCTCGGCCATCGCCCCGCAGAGCGCGTGGAACCTCATCCAGGGTGTCGAGACGCTGTCGCTGCGCATCGAGCGCCACGTGCAGAACGCCCAGGAGATCGCCGAGTGGCTGGACAGCCGCGACGACGTGGCCGGGGTCAACTACTCCGGCCTTCCCTCCTCGCCCTGGTACGCCACGGCGAACGAGTACGCCCCGAAGGGTGTCGGCGCCGTGCTGTCGTTCGAGCTCAAGGGCGGTGTCGAGGCCGGACGGGAGTTCGTCAACAGCCTCTCCCTGTTCAGCCACCTCGCCAACATCGGCGACGTGCGCTCGCTCGTCATCCACCCGGCCTCCACGACGCACGCCCAGCTCACGCCTGAGCAGCAGCTCACCGCGGGTGTGACCCCCGGCCTCGTGCGCCTGTCCGTGGGCCTCGAGAACATCGAGGACCTCAAGGCGGATCTGGACCAGGCGCTCGCCGCCGCGCGTGCCGTCTCGGAGGCCGCGCGCGCCTGA
- a CDS encoding GNAT family N-acetyltransferase, whose product MQFEPGDRRRVLPRHLRPASAPDTFSYAIRPARAADLPHVREIYNHFVSNSAVTLDERRSSIPYWRDKFALLERLGLPFLVAVSPSGAILGYALAQPWAGKNAYRYTVEDSIYLGPGAAGKGLGSALLQALIDACEQRGLREMVAVVSDQGADASIRLHEKLGFVEAGRMGRVGRKFGRDLGTVYLRRALRPSRPRRRLSLFPR is encoded by the coding sequence ATGCAGTTCGAGCCCGGGGACCGTCGTCGCGTTCTCCCGCGTCATCTGCGACCGGCCTCCGCACCGGACACGTTCTCGTACGCGATCCGCCCCGCTAGGGCCGCAGATCTCCCGCACGTGCGCGAGATCTACAACCACTTCGTCAGCAACTCGGCCGTCACTCTGGACGAGCGCCGCAGCAGCATCCCGTACTGGAGAGACAAGTTCGCGCTCCTGGAGCGGCTCGGGCTGCCTTTCCTCGTGGCGGTGTCGCCCTCCGGCGCGATCCTCGGCTATGCCCTCGCGCAGCCGTGGGCCGGGAAGAACGCCTACCGGTACACGGTGGAGGACTCCATCTACCTCGGGCCGGGCGCGGCGGGGAAGGGACTCGGCTCCGCTCTCCTGCAGGCCCTGATCGACGCCTGCGAACAGCGCGGGCTGCGCGAGATGGTCGCCGTCGTCAGCGATCAAGGGGCGGACGCCTCGATCCGGCTGCACGAGAAGCTCGGCTTCGTGGAGGCCGGGCGCATGGGGCGGGTCGGCCGGAAGTTCGGTCGTGACCTGGGCACCGTCTACCTGCGCCGAGCCCTGCGCCCGTCCCGCCCCCGCCGTCGCCTCTCGCTCTTCCCGCGCTGA
- a CDS encoding ABC transporter ATP-binding protein, whose product MSLIEARGLRRDFVLPKRTAFERTRRQTALEPTDLDVPEGASVGIIGESGSGKSTLVRLLLGLDRPTAGSVSVNGRTVDATASARSLHWLRRQTGLVFQDPYASLDPRMTAGQIVREPLWALGIDGDHRARVREVIAQVGLDPEMGDRYPHEFSGGQRQRIALARALVHRPRILVGDEPLSALDVTVRAQILELLAELRVADEFTLLLVSHDIGVVQNLCDTVVVMKDGRIVERGPTRDVLLHPSADYTRTLLSAIPVIPDA is encoded by the coding sequence ATGAGCCTGATCGAAGCACGAGGGCTGCGGCGGGACTTCGTCCTGCCGAAGCGGACGGCGTTCGAGCGCACGCGGCGGCAGACGGCGCTGGAGCCGACCGACCTCGACGTCCCCGAGGGCGCCTCCGTCGGGATCATCGGCGAGTCCGGATCCGGGAAGTCGACCCTCGTGCGGCTCCTGCTCGGGCTCGACCGTCCGACCGCGGGGAGCGTGTCGGTAAACGGCCGGACCGTCGATGCCACCGCCTCCGCGCGGTCGCTGCACTGGCTGCGTCGGCAGACGGGACTCGTCTTCCAGGACCCCTACGCCTCGCTCGACCCCCGGATGACGGCCGGGCAGATCGTGCGGGAGCCGCTGTGGGCGCTCGGCATCGACGGAGATCATCGCGCCAGGGTACGAGAGGTCATCGCCCAGGTCGGCCTCGACCCCGAGATGGGCGACCGCTACCCGCACGAGTTCTCCGGCGGGCAGCGGCAGCGGATCGCCCTCGCCCGCGCGCTCGTCCATCGTCCGCGGATCCTCGTCGGCGACGAACCGCTGTCGGCGCTGGACGTCACGGTGCGCGCGCAGATCCTCGAGCTCCTCGCGGAGCTGCGGGTCGCGGACGAGTTCACGCTGCTGCTCGTGTCCCATGACATCGGTGTGGTGCAGAACCTCTGCGACACGGTCGTCGTCATGAAGGACGGCCGCATCGTCGAGCGCGGTCCGACCCGTGACGTCCTTCTCCACCCGTCGGCGGACTACACCCGCACGCTGCTCTCCGCGATCCCCGTCATCCCCGACGCCTGA
- a CDS encoding uracil-DNA glycosylase, whose amino-acid sequence MTGGRTLAELADEGLIDAGWAAALAPVQDTITALGERLRAEQAAGHGYLPAGPNVLRAFQRPLADVRVLITGQDPYPTPGHPIGLSFAVDRDVRPLPRSLMNIYKEREADLGLSPAPHGDLTAWSDQGVLLLNRVLTVRPGAAASHRGWGWEQVTELAIRTLVARDQPLVAILWGRDAANLQPLLGDTPVIASAHPSPLSASRGFFGSRPFSRANALLEELGSAPVDWRVEGEGHGSLS is encoded by the coding sequence GTGACCGGAGGACGCACCCTCGCCGAGCTCGCGGACGAGGGACTGATCGACGCGGGGTGGGCGGCGGCGCTGGCCCCGGTGCAGGACACCATCACGGCGCTCGGGGAGCGGCTGCGCGCCGAGCAGGCCGCGGGTCACGGGTACCTTCCCGCGGGACCGAACGTGCTGCGGGCCTTCCAGCGACCGCTCGCCGATGTCCGGGTGCTCATCACGGGTCAGGACCCCTACCCGACCCCCGGCCACCCGATCGGGCTGTCGTTCGCCGTCGACCGCGACGTGCGCCCCTTGCCGCGGAGCCTGATGAACATCTACAAGGAGCGCGAAGCGGACCTCGGGCTGTCCCCCGCGCCGCACGGCGACCTCACGGCGTGGAGCGATCAGGGCGTGCTGCTGCTGAACCGCGTCCTGACGGTCCGCCCCGGAGCCGCGGCCTCCCACCGCGGCTGGGGGTGGGAGCAGGTGACGGAGCTCGCGATCCGCACCCTCGTCGCGCGCGACCAGCCGCTCGTCGCGATCCTCTGGGGGCGCGACGCGGCGAATCTCCAGCCTCTCCTCGGCGACACCCCGGTGATCGCCTCGGCGCATCCGTCCCCGCTCTCGGCCAGCCGCGGCTTCTTCGGCTCCCGCCCCTTCTCCCGCGCGAACGCGCTCCTGGAAGAGCTCGGCAGCGCTCCGGTGGACTGGAGGGTGGAGGGTGAGGGGCACGGCTCCCTAAGCTGA